The following proteins are encoded in a genomic region of Arachis ipaensis cultivar K30076 chromosome B02, Araip1.1, whole genome shotgun sequence:
- the LOC107627483 gene encoding single-stranded DNA-binding protein, mitochondrial-like, whose protein sequence is MTRTGTQWYSTLLTQSDNDEGLNDRVNDDRKNEELDDEFDDFLGSKPDLELQGVDPKRGWGFRGVHKAIICGKVGQVPVQKILRNGKNVTIFTVGTGGMSDQRITREVDMPRPAQWHRIAVHNHILGAYAVQQLSKNSSVYVEGDIETRVYNDSINGEVKSIPEICVRRDGKLRLIKGGESIDTNSLDGLREGLF, encoded by the exons ATGACGAGGACGGGAACACAGTGGTACTCAACATTGTTAACTCAAAGTGACAATGATGAGGGCTTAAATGATAGAGTTAATGATGATCGAAAGAACGAAGAACTggatgatgaatttgatgattttcttGGTAGCAAGCCCGATCTAGAACTGCAGGGTGTGGATCCAAAGAGGGGTTGGGGATTTCGGGGAGTGCACAAG GCAATAATATGTGGAAAAGTTGGCCAAGTCCCTGTACAAAAGATATTGAGGAATGGGAAGAATGTAACAATCTTTACGGTTGGGACTGGGGGAATGTCTGACCAGAGAATCACGAGAGAAGTGGATATGCCAAGACCTGCTCAATGGCATCGCATTGCTGTGCATAATCACATCCTTGGGGCCTATGCAGTACAACAACTTTCTAAAAA CTCTTCAGTTTATGTTGAGGGTGACATTGAGACTAGAGTTTATAATGATAGCATCAATGGTGAAGTCAAAAGCATTCCTGAGATATGTGTACGTCGTGATG GGAAACTTCGTCTCATAAAGGGAGGAGAGAGCATTGATACAAATTCATTGGATGGATTGC GAGAAGGGTTGTTTTAA